The proteins below come from a single Thermocrinis sp. genomic window:
- a CDS encoding asparagine synthase-related protein: MSDVKALALLSGGLDSSLAIKLIQEQGIQVHAFHFYTGFCITEHKRRLGIKKKDGSHYTNPALKAAVQLNVPLEIVDISEEYFDVVLNPKYGYGANVNPCIDCRIMMLRKAKEIMQERGYHFVITGEVLGQRPMSQRMNTLRLIEKESGLEGYILRPLSAKLLPPTIPEKLGWIDREKLLGIRGRGRKVQIELAKKYGLDYEQPAGGCCYLTDPNYALKFRETLNVEGRITKEDLLILSVGRHLRLPSGAKLIVARNEGELNFLKGFTNRYGYARREDQKGTLVLIKGMPTEEEYPIIAGIVCRYSKKEPATVLIKIGDKETRLWAEPATEETIESLKIIKEKVHGVE; the protein is encoded by the coding sequence ATGAGTGACGTAAAAGCCCTTGCCCTCCTTTCTGGAGGGCTTGACAGTAGCTTGGCCATAAAGCTTATACAGGAGCAAGGTATTCAGGTTCATGCCTTCCATTTTTATACAGGCTTTTGCATAACCGAGCATAAAAGAAGGCTTGGCATAAAGAAAAAGGATGGCTCTCATTACACAAACCCAGCCCTTAAAGCTGCGGTTCAACTAAACGTGCCTTTAGAAATAGTAGACATATCGGAAGAATACTTTGATGTGGTGTTAAATCCAAAGTATGGATACGGTGCTAATGTAAATCCGTGCATAGATTGTAGGATAATGATGCTCAGAAAAGCTAAGGAGATAATGCAGGAAAGAGGTTATCACTTTGTTATAACAGGAGAGGTCTTAGGACAAAGGCCTATGAGTCAAAGGATGAACACGCTCAGACTCATAGAAAAAGAATCTGGTTTGGAAGGCTACATCCTAAGACCGCTCTCTGCAAAACTTCTGCCACCTACCATCCCGGAAAAGCTCGGATGGATAGATAGAGAAAAGCTCCTTGGGATCAGGGGTAGAGGAAGGAAAGTGCAAATAGAGCTTGCTAAAAAATACGGCCTTGACTACGAACAGCCAGCTGGTGGATGCTGTTATCTGACCGATCCAAACTATGCCCTAAAGTTTAGAGAAACGTTAAATGTAGAGGGGAGGATAACTAAGGAGGATTTGTTAATTCTGTCTGTGGGTAGACATCTCCGTTTGCCTTCTGGAGCAAAGCTTATTGTGGCAAGGAACGAAGGGGAGCTAAACTTTTTAAAAGGTTTTACAAACCGATACGGTTATGCCAGAAGAGAAGACCAAAAGGGTACCTTGGTGCTTATAAAAGGCATGCCAACAGAAGAAGAGTATCCCATCATAGCAGGCATAGTGTGCAGATACTCCAAAAAAGAACCCGCAACGGTGCTTATAAAGATTGGAGATAAAGAAACCCGCCTTTGGGCAGAACCGGCAACTGAAGAAACCATAGAAAGTCTTAAAATAATTAAGGAGAAGGTCCATGGAGTTGAATGA
- the acpS gene encoding holo-ACP synthase — MDIVSNRRIKEVVDRFGERFLKRIYTPVEIEYCKARADFIACLSARWAGKEAVLKAVYQHTGILLKFSEIEILGDFGKPAKVKLLREGLEDLNLLISLSHEKEYSVAVAFIIR; from the coding sequence GTGGATATAGTTTCCAACAGGAGGATAAAAGAGGTAGTGGATAGATTTGGAGAGAGGTTTCTAAAACGCATATACACGCCTGTTGAGATTGAATACTGTAAAGCTCGGGCGGACTTCATAGCCTGCTTATCTGCCAGATGGGCTGGGAAGGAGGCAGTTTTAAAGGCTGTATATCAGCATACTGGCATCCTTTTAAAGTTTTCTGAGATAGAAATACTCGGGGACTTTGGCAAACCTGCAAAGGTTAAACTCTTAAGAGAAGGGTTAGAAGATCTTAACCTTTTGATCTCCCTATCGCACGAAAAAGAGTATTCGGTAGCGGTTGCCTTTATAATAAGGTAG
- the leuS gene encoding leucine--tRNA ligase encodes MEKQYNPNEIEKKWQEIWEREKVYSTKESGDKCYVLEMFPYPSGRIHMGHVRNYTIGDALARFLRMKGKNVLHPMGWDAFGLPAENAAIKHGVHPAKWTKENIAYMKKQLQSLGLSYDWDREIATCDPEYYKWNQWIFIKLYERGLVYRKEAEVNWCPNDETVLANEQVIDGRCWRCSTPVIRKEVPSWYIKITDYAERLLEDLKLLEGKWPERVIIQQKNWIGRSEGAILKFFVGDTPIEVFTTRPDTVFGATFVVLAPEHPLTLSLAKEGGRLEEAEAFVKKMKSMSSRERGIQEEKEGVFLGVYAVNPANGEKIPVWTANYVLYEYGTGAIMCVPAHDQRDYEFAIKYGLPIKPVIKPLEGELPKDKAYEGPGVLINSGQFDRMDSQSAKKAITQWLKERGLGEFKITYKLRDWNISRQRYWGTPIPIIYCDRCGTLTVPEDQLPVLLPENVSISGHGNPLAQVEEWVNTTCPKCGGPARRETDTMDTFFDSSWYFLRFCDPKNDKEIFDKEKVDRWMPVDYYIGGIEHAVLHLLYARFFQKFLYDLGLVKDVEPFQRLITQGMVLKRWVSVERFLEFLGLSIEDSIEELKAKIYELNS; translated from the coding sequence ATGGAGAAGCAGTATAATCCAAATGAAATAGAAAAAAAGTGGCAGGAGATTTGGGAAAGAGAAAAGGTGTATTCTACCAAAGAGTCTGGTGATAAGTGTTATGTTCTTGAGATGTTTCCCTACCCTTCTGGTAGGATTCATATGGGGCACGTTAGAAACTACACCATCGGGGATGCTTTAGCTCGCTTTTTGAGGATGAAGGGTAAAAACGTTCTTCACCCGATGGGGTGGGATGCCTTTGGCCTTCCTGCGGAAAACGCTGCCATAAAGCACGGAGTGCATCCGGCTAAATGGACCAAAGAAAACATAGCCTACATGAAAAAACAGCTTCAAAGCTTAGGACTTTCTTACGACTGGGACAGAGAAATAGCCACATGCGACCCTGAATATTACAAGTGGAACCAGTGGATATTCATAAAGCTCTACGAAAGGGGGCTGGTTTACAGAAAGGAGGCGGAGGTAAATTGGTGTCCGAACGACGAGACAGTTTTGGCAAACGAGCAGGTGATAGATGGAAGATGCTGGAGATGTTCCACACCAGTAATCAGAAAGGAGGTTCCCTCTTGGTATATAAAGATCACTGACTATGCAGAGAGACTTTTGGAAGACCTAAAACTCTTGGAGGGTAAGTGGCCTGAGAGGGTTATCATTCAGCAAAAAAACTGGATAGGAAGGTCCGAAGGAGCCATTCTTAAGTTCTTTGTGGGAGATACTCCTATAGAGGTTTTTACCACAAGACCGGACACGGTCTTTGGGGCTACCTTCGTAGTGCTTGCACCGGAGCATCCACTTACCTTAAGCCTTGCCAAGGAAGGTGGGAGGTTAGAAGAAGCGGAAGCTTTTGTTAAAAAAATGAAGAGCATGTCTTCCAGAGAAAGGGGAATACAGGAAGAGAAAGAGGGAGTGTTTTTAGGAGTTTATGCGGTAAATCCCGCCAATGGAGAAAAGATTCCAGTATGGACCGCAAACTACGTGCTCTACGAATACGGAACTGGTGCCATAATGTGCGTGCCTGCCCACGACCAAAGGGATTACGAGTTTGCCATAAAGTATGGACTTCCCATAAAACCTGTTATAAAACCTCTTGAAGGGGAACTACCAAAGGATAAAGCATACGAAGGACCAGGCGTGCTGATAAACTCCGGACAGTTTGACCGCATGGACTCTCAGAGTGCAAAAAAGGCAATAACCCAGTGGCTAAAGGAAAGAGGTTTGGGAGAATTTAAAATAACTTACAAACTCAGAGACTGGAACATATCCCGTCAAAGATACTGGGGAACGCCTATACCCATAATCTACTGTGATAGATGCGGAACACTTACCGTGCCAGAGGACCAACTGCCCGTACTGCTTCCAGAAAACGTTAGCATATCCGGACACGGTAATCCCTTAGCCCAGGTGGAAGAATGGGTAAATACCACTTGTCCAAAGTGTGGAGGACCTGCCAGAAGAGAAACAGATACAATGGATACCTTCTTTGATTCCTCTTGGTATTTTCTAAGGTTCTGCGACCCAAAGAACGACAAAGAGATCTTTGACAAGGAGAAGGTAGATCGTTGGATGCCTGTGGATTATTACATAGGTGGGATAGAGCATGCGGTCTTGCATCTCCTTTATGCCCGCTTTTTCCAAAAGTTCCTTTATGATCTTGGGCTTGTCAAAGACGTCGAACCTTTCCAAAGGCTGATCACTCAGGGAATGGTTTTAAAAAGGTGGGTAAGTGTGGAAAGATTTTTGGAGTTTTTGGGATTGAGTATAGAAGATTCTATAGAGGAGCTTAAAGCTAAAATCTATGAGCTTAATAGTTGA
- a CDS encoding M28 family peptidase, which yields MKSETYEELRERSYEYLTLNRFPGTKEHKEAKSIIKNLLREKGIPFVEENFLVKKRVPIGAYLKVNEHYIRAFPFVGSLSGTFEGYVKENFVEGDIALQEAKSINFELIKSKNVKAVVCYLNSLDHIFYGGVQEDLAIVSIKKSDLPKVKDFYAKLYVKSKEEVIRCSNILLELGKGPVVYLVAHMDTKPETYGAVDNGLASFILPYIYQELREDFRIPFRIRVLITDCEEVGLEGAKHHLSKVIKHAYYCLNLDGIGWSSPAIIYRDSDGYNDYELSEKFYRIAKQVGLEAQLKAVPSAKSDHIPFKKLGLKTLFLSSHPLPIRHTICDNYDAIDWQIARLWFVAILHFLKNLGRT from the coding sequence ATGAAAAGTGAAACATACGAAGAGCTAAGAGAAAGATCCTACGAGTACCTGACATTAAACAGATTTCCTGGCACCAAGGAGCACAAAGAGGCAAAAAGCATTATAAAAAATCTTCTTAGGGAAAAGGGGATTCCTTTTGTGGAAGAGAATTTTTTAGTAAAAAAGCGTGTGCCAATTGGAGCCTATCTGAAGGTAAACGAGCATTATATTAGAGCTTTCCCTTTTGTTGGAAGCTTAAGCGGGACTTTTGAGGGATACGTAAAGGAAAACTTTGTAGAAGGAGACATAGCCCTTCAAGAAGCAAAGAGCATAAACTTTGAACTAATAAAAAGCAAGAATGTAAAAGCGGTAGTATGCTATCTTAATAGCTTGGACCATATATTCTACGGTGGGGTACAAGAAGACCTGGCTATAGTCTCTATTAAAAAAAGCGACCTTCCAAAGGTGAAGGATTTTTACGCTAAACTTTACGTGAAAAGTAAGGAAGAAGTTATCAGGTGTAGCAACATACTGCTTGAGCTGGGGAAAGGTCCTGTAGTCTATCTGGTGGCTCACATGGACACAAAGCCAGAAACCTATGGAGCGGTGGACAATGGGCTGGCATCCTTCATACTACCTTACATCTACCAAGAGCTAAGGGAAGATTTTAGGATTCCCTTTAGGATCAGAGTTCTTATAACTGACTGCGAGGAAGTAGGTTTGGAAGGTGCCAAACATCACCTAAGCAAGGTAATAAAACACGCATACTACTGCCTAAACTTAGATGGTATAGGATGGAGCAGTCCAGCGATTATATACAGGGACAGCGATGGATACAACGATTACGAACTATCTGAAAAGTTTTATAGAATAGCAAAGCAGGTAGGATTGGAAGCTCAGCTAAAGGCAGTTCCGTCTGCAAAAAGCGACCACATACCGTTCAAAAAGTTAGGGCTAAAAACTCTGTTTTTAAGCTCTCATCCACTTCCTATCAGACATACGATCTGCGACAATTACGACGCCATAGATTGGCAAATAGCAAGGCTTTGGTTTGTGGCTATTTTGCACTTTTTGAAAAACTTAGGAAGAACCTAA
- a CDS encoding iron-sulfur cluster assembly scaffold protein, giving the protein MFEYSEKVLDHFLNPRNVGVLEDANGIGQCGNPACGDAMLFTIKVNPETDVIEDVRFKTFGCGSAIAVSSQLTEMIKGKTIDYALNLTYKDIFDELGGLPPQKIHCTNLGLETLHVAIKDYLIKQGRLEEAEQIPGCYEEEEEEKSEFEFLSL; this is encoded by the coding sequence ATGTTTGAATACAGCGAAAAGGTGCTTGACCACTTTTTGAACCCAAGGAACGTGGGCGTTTTGGAGGACGCAAACGGAATAGGTCAGTGTGGAAATCCTGCCTGTGGAGACGCCATGCTGTTTACCATAAAGGTAAATCCAGAGACGGACGTTATAGAGGATGTTAGGTTTAAAACCTTCGGGTGTGGTTCTGCTATAGCAGTTTCCTCTCAGCTTACTGAGATGATAAAGGGCAAGACTATAGACTATGCACTCAACCTTACTTACAAAGACATCTTTGACGAACTTGGGGGTCTTCCACCGCAAAAGATCCACTGCACAAACCTTGGCTTGGAAACTCTACACGTGGCCATAAAGGATTACCTTATCAAACAGGGAAGGTTGGAAGAAGCGGAGCAAATTCCAGGTTGTTATGAAGAAGAAGAGGAAGAAAAGAGCGAATTTGAATTTTTGTCCCTATGA
- a CDS encoding nicotinate phosphoribosyltransferase: MESTALMTDLYELTMAQSYLEHGKTGKAVFSLFVRRLPKERNFLVAAGLETLIKLLENYRFGDKELQYLKGLGIFKDWFLDYLRELELDLDFYVMEEGTIFFQNEPILQVEGSLPKAQLIETLVINTIHFETVIASKAVRSYLAAKGRALVDFGLRRAHSPMSGLLGARACYVAGFNGTSNLQAGMQYGIPVFGTMAHSYVMIFDEEEEAFRAFAKSFPDRVFLLIDTYNTVEGARKALKLMRDGIKVLGVRIDSGDIPQLCREVRKLFDEEGFKEVKILVSGGVDEYDIEQWLSEGVPIDAFGVGTKVLTSSDAPYLDIAYKLVEYEGKPKFKESPGKKTFPYKRQVLRHFKDGKFYYDRVIRYKEGGLVKRLTFPLPTLKEIREKLLEQLNQLPDELKRLQKVEYKVEVEY; this comes from the coding sequence ATGGAAAGCACTGCTTTGATGACTGACCTTTACGAACTTACAATGGCACAGAGCTACTTAGAGCACGGAAAAACAGGAAAGGCTGTTTTTAGTCTGTTTGTCAGAAGGCTTCCAAAGGAAAGGAATTTCTTAGTGGCTGCTGGTCTTGAGACTCTGATAAAGCTCTTAGAAAACTACAGGTTTGGAGATAAGGAATTACAGTATCTGAAAGGCTTAGGCATATTCAAAGATTGGTTTTTGGACTATTTGAGGGAGTTAGAGCTTGACCTTGACTTTTACGTTATGGAAGAGGGAACCATATTCTTTCAAAATGAGCCTATCCTTCAGGTAGAGGGTTCGCTTCCAAAAGCCCAGCTGATAGAAACGCTTGTTATAAATACCATACACTTTGAAACTGTTATAGCCTCAAAGGCTGTTAGAAGCTACCTTGCAGCTAAGGGTAGGGCCTTGGTGGATTTTGGTTTAAGGAGGGCCCATTCTCCTATGTCTGGGCTTTTAGGGGCAAGGGCTTGTTATGTAGCAGGTTTCAACGGAACATCAAACCTTCAAGCTGGTATGCAGTATGGAATACCAGTATTTGGCACCATGGCTCATTCTTACGTCATGATCTTTGATGAAGAGGAGGAAGCTTTTAGAGCTTTTGCAAAGAGCTTTCCAGACAGGGTCTTTCTTTTGATAGATACCTACAATACGGTTGAAGGGGCCCGCAAGGCTTTAAAACTTATGAGGGATGGAATCAAAGTCTTGGGTGTGAGAATAGACAGCGGAGATATTCCCCAGCTTTGCAGAGAAGTTAGAAAACTTTTTGACGAAGAAGGTTTTAAGGAGGTGAAAATTTTGGTCAGTGGTGGGGTGGACGAGTATGACATAGAGCAGTGGCTTTCGGAAGGGGTGCCTATAGATGCCTTTGGCGTAGGGACAAAGGTCCTAACTTCCTCAGACGCACCATACTTGGACATAGCCTATAAACTGGTGGAATATGAAGGGAAACCTAAGTTCAAGGAAAGCCCCGGGAAAAAGACCTTTCCTTACAAAAGACAGGTATTAAGACACTTCAAGGATGGGAAATTTTACTACGACAGAGTGATTAGATACAAAGAAGGTGGGCTTGTAAAAAGGCTAACATTTCCACTACCAACATTAAAGGAAATCAGAGAGAAGCTCTTGGAGCAATTAAACCAGCTACCAGATGAGCTCAAAAGACTGCAAAAGGTCGAATACAAGGTAGAGGTAGAGTATTGA
- a CDS encoding DUF1858 domain-containing protein, with the protein MKERLNLDTNLKELLERYPDAKKILWEYGLNRLEEEDLVDVVSDKLTIKGFFRLMDLDEDAQGKIWLEIQNLIRESEE; encoded by the coding sequence ATGAAAGAAAGGCTGAACTTGGATACAAACCTGAAGGAGCTTTTAGAGAGATATCCAGATGCTAAAAAAATACTGTGGGAATATGGATTAAATAGGCTTGAGGAAGAGGACTTGGTTGATGTGGTGTCAGATAAGCTAACAATAAAAGGCTTTTTTAGACTTATGGATTTGGATGAGGATGCTCAGGGAAAAATCTGGTTAGAGATACAAAATTTAATAAGAGAATCGGAGGAATGA
- the aroE gene encoding shikimate dehydrogenase: MNISGNTFLYGVVGYPVKHSLSPLFQNRLFEYVGLNAVYVPFEVKREELKTAFEGLKALNVKGINLTIPHKEAIVDMLDFVHPDAEKIGAVNTVKFGERTEGYNTDWIGFLNSLKETVGELKGKTVLVLGAGGSARAVLYALEKENAKVYLWNRTKEKAKNLSEIFKSETVSSPEEVLDSAHIIVNTTSVGLTEDYLLFDYSLLKEGQVVFELIYGKNTLLKEWSQKRGAVYLDGLKMLVYQGLESFRIWTGCKPNPKVAFQALEKHLK, encoded by the coding sequence ATGAACATCTCCGGTAATACTTTCCTTTATGGAGTGGTGGGATATCCTGTAAAGCACTCCCTTTCTCCCCTGTTTCAAAATAGGCTCTTTGAGTATGTAGGTTTAAATGCGGTTTATGTTCCCTTTGAGGTAAAGCGGGAGGAGTTGAAAACCGCCTTTGAAGGTTTAAAAGCTTTGAATGTAAAAGGTATAAACCTAACCATTCCGCACAAAGAGGCAATCGTTGATATGTTGGACTTTGTTCATCCGGATGCAGAAAAAATAGGAGCGGTAAATACTGTTAAGTTTGGAGAAAGGACTGAGGGCTATAACACAGATTGGATAGGTTTTTTAAACAGCTTAAAGGAGACTGTTGGAGAGTTAAAGGGAAAAACAGTTTTGGTTTTGGGTGCAGGTGGTTCTGCACGTGCGGTTTTGTATGCACTGGAAAAGGAGAATGCTAAGGTCTATCTTTGGAACAGAACCAAAGAAAAGGCAAAGAATCTTTCGGAAATTTTTAAATCCGAAACTGTTTCCTCACCTGAAGAGGTTTTAGACTCTGCACACATAATCGTAAATACCACCTCTGTAGGTCTAACAGAAGATTATTTGCTTTTTGACTATTCTCTTTTGAAGGAAGGTCAAGTGGTATTTGAGCTGATTTACGGAAAAAACACCCTTCTGAAGGAGTGGTCTCAAAAAAGGGGCGCAGTATATTTGGATGGTCTTAAAATGCTGGTTTATCAGGGATTAGAAAGTTTCAGGATTTGGACTGGGTGTAAGCCAAATCCGAAAGTTGCCTTTCAAGCTCTTGAAAAGCACTTAAAGTGA
- a CDS encoding NifU family protein codes for MEKERLKEVENVLDKIRPALKEHHGDLRVVDIKDDAVYLQFEGGCTECPIVDASLKDVVDIALKGNLNWVKKVEISVPKHSIL; via the coding sequence ATGGAAAAGGAAAGATTGAAAGAAGTAGAAAATGTGTTGGATAAGATAAGACCAGCCCTAAAAGAGCATCATGGGGATCTAAGGGTGGTGGATATAAAGGATGATGCGGTATACCTTCAGTTTGAAGGTGGATGCACCGAATGTCCCATTGTGGACGCTTCCTTAAAGGATGTTGTGGACATTGCTCTTAAAGGCAATTTAAACTGGGTGAAGAAGGTAGAAATATCCGTTCCAAAACACAGTATTTTATGA
- a CDS encoding sulfurtransferase TusA family protein, translating to MELNDIKPDVIHDVVGTFCPVPISETAKMIRQMKIGQILELIADDPGVVEDIPAWCKTTGQEFLGLYEEDGEYHLFVKKVKEL from the coding sequence ATGGAGTTGAATGATATAAAGCCAGACGTGATTCATGATGTGGTAGGGACGTTCTGCCCAGTGCCCATATCAGAAACCGCAAAGATGATAAGGCAAATGAAAATAGGCCAGATTTTGGAATTGATAGCAGATGACCCAGGTGTGGTAGAGGATATACCAGCTTGGTGCAAGACCACTGGACAGGAATTTTTAGGTCTTTATGAGGAAGATGGCGAATACCATCTTTTTGTCAAGAAGGTAAAGGAGCTATGA